DNA from Streptomyces sp. NBC_01476:
GGTCATCTTGTAGAGCACCGAGTGCACGGCCGGCACCACGTTCTGCCCGTCGACCTCGATCGTCGCGGACTGCGGGGCGCGCAGCGCGGTGTGCAGCACCGCGCGGTTCTCGGTGACGTTGATCCGCTCACCGTTGAACATCGCGTCCCGGAGCTCGAAGACGCCGGTCGCGGCGGCCAGCTCGTGCAGCAGCCGCAGTGTCTCATCGGTGACCAGGTGCTTGGAGTAGTCCAGGTGGAGGTCGCCGACCTGAAGGGTGTAACGGCTGCCCCGGTCCGGGTCGCTGTCGAACAGGTCACGCAAGTGAGCGTCCGCCAGATCGTCGCGGTGCTTGGCGAGCGCGTGCCATTCGGGGCGCTGGTCGGGCCTGGTGGCGGCCTGCGCATTGGTTTCGGACATCAGTCCACTTCTCCTCGTCCTCGCTGCAGGACCAAACTAATTGATGCGGCGGCGGAACGAGATCCGGTGGGCCCCCGCCCGGGTACGCGTCCGTGTGCGCGGGCCCGGCGGGGGCCGGCCGGGAAGGTGGCCGCGGGTCAGAAACCGTTGCGGTGCAGGCGGCCCGCGTAGTGCGCTTCGAGTACGGCGTTGCGCTCGTGGCCGCCGGGCAGGTTCGCGGAGATGTAGACCGGGGCGGTCTTCCCCTCGGCGGTGAGCAGGCCGACCGCCTCGGCGACGACCATCTGCACCAGCAGCGCGGAGGTGATGGTGGAGACCCCGCACAGGGCGCCGCCGTCGGGCAGCGGGAGCAGGGCGTCGCCGGCCGGGGCGCAGTTGTCGAGTACGGCGTCGGCGATGTCGGCGAGGTGCTGCCCGCTGGGGTGAAGCGCGGGGACGGCGCGGGTGTGGATGAGCGAGGTGAGTGCGATCAGTTTGTGGCCGGCCTCCTTGACGTGCAGGGCCATGTCCACGATGGAGTTGTTGACGCCGGAGTTGGAGACGATCACGAAGAGGTCCTGCGGGTGCGGGCCGGCGAGCTCGTAGAGCTTGCGGGCCAGGCCGGGGGAGCGTTCCAGCAGCGGGTCGTCGAGGATCGCCCGGTCGGCGCCGCCGCGCAGCACCAGGTCGGTGAGGCCGATCCGGTTGGTGGGGATCAGGCCGCCGGCCCGGCCGACGAGTTCCAGCACCGTGGCCTGCGAGTGGCCGGTACCGAAGCCGTGGATCACTCCGTCGGCGGCGACGCACTCCGCCACCAGGCGGCCGGCGGCGGCCACGCCGTCCTTGTTGGCCGCGATGGCCCGCTCCACGGCCGACCGTCCCTCATCCGCGAACGTCGCCGCGTTGACCTGTCCCTCACCCATGCGGGGCCCCTTTTACGGAAGTGGATCTTCGGTTGACCGAGCCAGACCTTCTCCCCATCGATGAAACAGCCAACCACGAACCCCCGTCAACCCACCCCCACCCCCCACCCGACGCAGAACGCACCCCAAAGGGGCGCGGGACTGTGTCCAACAGGCGGCTACCAGGACGCACCCCAAAGGGGCGCGGGACCGTGTCCAATAAGCGGCTGCCGCCGCGCGGGCGCGAGCAACGGAACGAGCCCCAAAGGGGCGCGGGGAACTGCGCGACCAGCCCACCACCGGGCCGCACCCGGCAACGACACCGCACGACGCAGAACGTGCCCTGAAGGGGCGCGGGGAACTGCGCGACCAGCCCCCACCGGACCGCACCCGGGAAGGGCGCCGCAGGGGCAGAACGTGCCCCGCGGGCACGCGCCCCGCTAGGCCAGCGCCAGCGCCGCCGCGCCCGCGGCCCCGTCGGGAACGGGGTGGACCGAAAGCCCCAGGTCACCCAGCAGCGCGGTAACACGCCCCCGCAACGGCCCCTCGGGCCCAAGCAACCCCCCGGTCATCACCAACGGCTCCCCCACCCGCGGCCCAAGCGACCGCACCGTCGCGGAAAGCAGCTCCGCCGCCCGGTCCAGCAGCGCCCGCGCCACCGCGTCCCCCTCCTCCGCCGCCGCCACCGCGGCCGGGCTGAGCAGGGCCAGCTGCGGCGGCGGCTGCCCGTACGCGGCCACCACGATCGCCTCGGCCAGCCCGT
Protein-coding regions in this window:
- a CDS encoding SIS domain-containing protein; translated protein: MGEGQVNAATFADEGRSAVERAIAANKDGVAAAGRLVAECVAADGVIHGFGTGHSQATVLELVGRAGGLIPTNRIGLTDLVLRGGADRAILDDPLLERSPGLARKLYELAGPHPQDLFVIVSNSGVNNSIVDMALHVKEAGHKLIALTSLIHTRAVPALHPSGQHLADIADAVLDNCAPAGDALLPLPDGGALCGVSTITSALLVQMVVAEAVGLLTAEGKTAPVYISANLPGGHERNAVLEAHYAGRLHRNGF